One genomic region from Halomicrobium zhouii encodes:
- a CDS encoding class I SAM-dependent methyltransferase: MTRRPRADEAVKKVVRQHWNGRAETFDDASHHGVHTADQRDRWLDVLREWAGEDSRRALDVGCGTGVISLLLAELGHDVAGVDVAPAMLARARRKARDAGHAIDFFRGDAERLPFPDDSFELVTARHLVWTLPDPESALREWQRVVEPGGRVVLFEGYWDHEEPWDEYEEIHGDLPLYDGRPPVTLRELLGDEGLRDLAHEPLQDPTLWGREPHHDYYVVGGTVPR, encoded by the coding sequence GTGACGCGACGACCACGTGCCGACGAGGCAGTCAAGAAGGTCGTTCGACAGCACTGGAACGGCCGCGCGGAGACGTTCGACGACGCCAGCCACCACGGCGTCCACACCGCCGACCAGCGGGACCGCTGGCTCGACGTGCTCCGCGAGTGGGCCGGCGAAGACTCACGACGCGCCCTCGACGTGGGCTGTGGCACTGGCGTGATTTCCCTGCTGCTCGCGGAACTCGGCCACGACGTCGCGGGCGTCGACGTCGCCCCCGCCATGCTCGCGCGGGCTCGCCGGAAAGCCCGGGACGCTGGCCACGCCATCGACTTCTTCCGCGGCGACGCAGAGCGCCTCCCGTTCCCGGACGACAGCTTCGAACTGGTCACCGCCCGCCACCTCGTCTGGACGCTCCCCGACCCGGAATCGGCACTTCGGGAGTGGCAACGCGTCGTCGAACCCGGTGGCCGCGTCGTCCTCTTCGAGGGGTACTGGGACCACGAGGAGCCGTGGGACGAGTACGAGGAAATCCACGGCGACCTGCCGCTGTACGACGGCCGGCCGCCCGTGACGCTGCGGGAACTCCTGGGCGACGAAGGACTTCGCGACCTCGCGCACGAACCGCTGCAGGATCCGACGCTCTGGGGACGGGAACCGCACCACGACTATTACGTCGTGGGCGGGACCGTCCCGCGCTGA
- the crcB gene encoding fluoride efflux transporter CrcB: MLGAYFRSPFVFVGLGGAGGAVARYLVGTYVERTTVDTLAVNVAGSFVLGVLVAVPSLDPVGPTSLAVGVGFCGAFTTFSSFAVETVRLAETGRPRRAIVNAVGTLVAALLAVTAGGAAVAAVW; encoded by the coding sequence GTGCTCGGTGCGTACTTCCGTAGCCCGTTCGTATTCGTGGGGCTGGGCGGCGCCGGGGGCGCTGTCGCTCGCTACCTCGTCGGCACGTACGTCGAGCGGACCACCGTCGACACACTCGCGGTGAACGTCGCGGGGAGTTTCGTCCTCGGCGTGCTCGTCGCGGTGCCGTCGCTCGACCCTGTCGGTCCGACGTCGCTCGCCGTCGGCGTCGGCTTCTGCGGCGCGTTCACGACGTTCTCCTCGTTCGCGGTCGAGACCGTCCGACTCGCCGAGACGGGGCGGCCCCGCCGGGCCATCGTCAACGCCGTCGGGACCCTCGTGGCGGCGCTCCTCGCGGTCACAGCTGGTGGCGCCGCTGTCGCAGCGGTCTGGTAA
- a CDS encoding fluoride efflux transporter FluC translates to MNEAQVRAQVRPVALVAVGGVLGAVARHAVTVSLPSPTISVPSVVLGTLVVNVVGSFALGALLSDARLTTALSAETRLVVGTGFLASFTTYSTFAVETASLSPRLAVANVAGNYALGFLAVVLGQVVARWLS, encoded by the coding sequence ATGAACGAGGCGCAGGTCCGAGCGCAGGTCCGGCCGGTCGCGCTCGTCGCCGTCGGCGGCGTTCTGGGTGCCGTCGCCCGCCACGCCGTCACCGTCTCGCTTCCGTCTCCCACCATCTCGGTGCCGAGTGTCGTCCTCGGCACGCTCGTGGTGAACGTCGTCGGCAGTTTCGCGCTCGGGGCGTTGCTATCAGATGCTCGCCTCACGACGGCGCTCTCTGCCGAGACGCGCCTCGTCGTCGGGACCGGCTTCCTCGCTTCCTTCACGACTTACAGTACGTTCGCCGTCGAGACCGCCTCGCTGTCGCCGCGACTGGCCGTCGCCAACGTGGCTGGCAACTACGCACTCGGCTTCCTCGCGGTCGTGCTCGGACAGGTCGTCGCGAGGTGGCTGTCGTGA
- a CDS encoding iron-containing alcohol dehydrogenase family protein, whose protein sequence is MSPVGSHRDGDDPFRFEYDPAVLRYGVDAVADLSDELDAHDVERALVVCGSTVGNTPAVIDPVRDGLGDRLGGVFAETTPAKTLSTAYDAMEAMEAADADVLVSLGGGSSLDVAKVTSVLAVDDREPQAVGRELAETGTVSIPDGSLAPIVAVPTTLAGADLSMVAGVTASPDEERGLVDRQVSGGIGDPRLMPRAVVYDPALVATTPRNVLAGSAMNGFDKGIETLYAGKATPITDATAARGLGLMQAGLLRLGEEGVNTDVLKPVLKGLLLVQYGISRPGDGTLSLIHAFGHGLTRTYAVQQGHAHAVVAPHVLRYLFEQVEGRRDLLADALGAGDADDPAAAVVERVTAVRGALDLPTRLRDVDGPDREEFPAVAEDILADSFVANGPADLDPTAEEIERVLDDAW, encoded by the coding sequence ATGTCCCCAGTCGGGAGCCATCGCGACGGCGACGATCCGTTTCGGTTCGAGTACGACCCCGCAGTCCTGCGGTACGGCGTCGACGCGGTCGCCGACCTGAGTGACGAACTCGACGCCCACGACGTCGAGCGCGCGCTGGTCGTCTGCGGGTCGACGGTTGGGAACACGCCCGCTGTCATCGACCCAGTGAGAGACGGACTGGGCGACCGACTGGGCGGGGTCTTCGCCGAGACGACGCCGGCGAAGACGCTCTCGACGGCCTACGACGCGATGGAAGCGATGGAAGCGGCGGACGCCGACGTCCTCGTCAGCCTCGGCGGCGGGAGCAGCCTGGACGTCGCCAAGGTGACGAGCGTCCTCGCCGTCGACGACCGCGAGCCACAGGCCGTCGGCCGGGAACTCGCCGAGACGGGGACCGTCTCGATCCCCGACGGGTCGCTGGCGCCCATCGTCGCCGTCCCGACGACGCTGGCCGGTGCGGACCTGTCGATGGTCGCCGGCGTGACGGCCTCGCCGGACGAGGAGCGGGGGCTCGTCGACCGACAGGTCAGCGGCGGGATCGGTGACCCTCGGCTGATGCCGCGAGCGGTCGTCTACGACCCCGCGCTCGTCGCGACCACGCCCCGGAACGTCCTCGCGGGGTCGGCGATGAACGGCTTCGACAAGGGGATCGAGACGCTGTACGCCGGGAAGGCGACACCAATTACCGACGCGACGGCGGCCCGGGGACTGGGGCTAATGCAGGCGGGACTGCTCCGCCTCGGCGAGGAGGGTGTGAACACCGATGTTCTGAAACCCGTCCTGAAGGGGCTCCTGCTCGTCCAGTACGGCATCTCCCGACCGGGCGACGGGACGCTGTCGCTGATCCACGCCTTCGGCCACGGGCTCACGCGCACGTACGCTGTCCAGCAAGGCCACGCCCACGCCGTCGTCGCGCCCCACGTTCTTCGCTACCTCTTCGAGCAGGTCGAGGGCCGGCGTGATCTGCTCGCCGACGCGCTGGGCGCGGGCGACGCCGACGACCCGGCCGCGGCGGTCGTCGAGCGGGTCACGGCCGTCCGGGGCGCGCTGGACCTGCCGACGCGTCTGCGGGACGTCGATGGCCCCGACCGGGAGGAGTTCCCGGCCGTCGCCGAGGATATTCTTGCTGACTCGTTCGTGGCCAACGGCCCGGCCGATCTCGACCCGACGGCCGAGGAGATCGAGCGCGTGCTCGACGACGCCTGGTGA
- a CDS encoding winged helix-turn-helix transcriptional regulator: MRRPISTVETHMGMDRLADQVEKERRDVAIFRAVIEHGPIDIASLAAETDLPEHKVRQSVRMLENDGVVEPSQQGTVPPADVEDQVAAINEGVDHLVDRVEELRSVFSEDVQD, translated from the coding sequence GTGCGTCGGCCGATATCCACGGTAGAGACGCACATGGGGATGGATCGACTGGCCGACCAGGTCGAGAAGGAACGCCGGGACGTGGCGATCTTCCGGGCCGTCATCGAACACGGGCCCATCGACATCGCCAGCCTCGCAGCCGAGACCGACCTCCCGGAGCACAAAGTGCGCCAGTCGGTGCGGATGCTGGAGAACGACGGGGTGGTGGAGCCGAGCCAGCAGGGCACCGTCCCGCCGGCCGACGTCGAGGACCAGGTCGCGGCGATCAACGAGGGGGTCGACCACCTCGTCGACCGCGTCGAGGAACTGCGCTCGGTCTTTTCCGAGGACGTCCAGGACTGA